In Serratia marcescens subsp. marcescens ATCC 13880, a single genomic region encodes these proteins:
- a CDS encoding LacI family DNA-binding transcriptional regulator gives MATMKDVARRAGVSTATVSRVINNTAYVEPVTRERVEKAMREFNYHRNAAALALAKRSGNMLGLLTGNLDDPFFSRLARGVEDITRQAGVRLMLCSGGHQAELEKSGLDFLINQGCEAIVAHVTRMGEEELLRYAAHTPALVLINRYLPAIANRCIWLDNAKAAQAATKLLIRQGHRRIACVTTDLPIDDRAQRLAGYRQAMAAGGIEVPGSWIISVPFNERGGELAAERVLASDQRFTAAVTFNDVMAAGMMRTCHQRQVPLPEALSIVGFDDIALAKYLHPALTTVHYPIEKMARRAARLALQIHSGSDVAPQNNRFSAELILRDSVADGERPEQSKRGE, from the coding sequence ATGGCCACCATGAAAGACGTTGCGCGCCGCGCCGGCGTTTCCACGGCCACCGTCAGCCGGGTGATCAATAATACCGCCTACGTTGAACCGGTGACCCGCGAACGCGTCGAGAAAGCGATGCGCGAGTTTAACTACCACCGCAACGCCGCCGCGCTGGCGCTGGCGAAAAGAAGCGGCAATATGCTGGGGTTGCTGACCGGCAACCTCGACGATCCGTTTTTCTCGCGCCTGGCGCGGGGCGTGGAAGACATCACGCGGCAGGCCGGCGTGCGTTTGATGTTGTGCAGCGGCGGGCATCAGGCCGAACTGGAAAAAAGCGGCCTAGACTTTCTCATCAATCAGGGATGCGAAGCCATTGTGGCGCACGTCACGCGCATGGGAGAAGAGGAGCTGCTGCGCTACGCCGCCCACACGCCCGCGCTGGTGCTGATCAATCGCTACCTGCCGGCCATCGCCAATCGTTGTATTTGGCTCGACAATGCCAAGGCGGCGCAGGCGGCGACCAAGCTGCTCATTCGTCAGGGGCATCGGAGAATCGCCTGCGTGACGACGGATCTGCCGATCGACGACCGCGCGCAGCGGTTAGCGGGTTACCGCCAGGCCATGGCCGCCGGCGGCATTGAGGTGCCCGGCAGCTGGATCATCAGCGTGCCCTTCAATGAAAGAGGGGGCGAACTGGCGGCCGAGCGCGTGCTGGCCAGCGACCAACGCTTCACCGCCGCAGTGACGTTCAACGACGTGATGGCCGCCGGCATGATGCGCACCTGCCACCAACGGCAAGTTCCGTTGCCTGAAGCGCTGTCGATCGTCGGTTTTGACGACATTGCCCTGGCGAAATACCTCCACCCCGCGTTGACCACCGTGCATTACCCCATAGAAAAAATGGCCCGACGTGCCGCGCGTCTGGCGCTACAAATCCACAGCGGCAGCGACGTCGCGCCGCAGAACAACCGCTTTTCGGCCGAACTTATCCTGCGAGACTCCGTCGCCGATGGTGAGAGGCCTGAGCAAAGCAAGCGCGGCGAATGA
- the slyD gene encoding peptidylprolyl isomerase, with protein MKVAKDLVVSLAYQVRTEDGVLVDESPVSAPLDYLHGHGSLIAGLEKALEGHDVGDRFDVHVGANDAYGNYDENLVQRVPKDVFMGVDELQVGMRFLADTDQGPVPVEITEVDGDHVVVDGNHMLAGQNLNFNVEVVAIREATAEELAHGHVHGEHDHHHEHGEGCCGGHGHSHDHDHGHDHGKGGCGNGGCGCH; from the coding sequence ATGAAAGTAGCAAAAGACTTGGTGGTCAGCCTGGCTTACCAAGTACGTACAGAAGACGGTGTTTTGGTTGATGAGTCTCCGGTGAGCGCACCGCTGGACTATCTGCACGGGCATGGTTCTCTGATCGCAGGTCTGGAAAAAGCGCTCGAAGGCCACGACGTTGGCGATCGTTTTGACGTTCACGTCGGCGCGAACGACGCGTACGGCAACTACGACGAAAACCTGGTGCAGCGCGTACCGAAAGACGTCTTCATGGGCGTTGACGAACTGCAGGTCGGCATGCGTTTCCTGGCTGACACCGATCAGGGCCCGGTACCGGTTGAAATCACCGAAGTTGACGGTGACCACGTGGTGGTTGACGGCAACCACATGCTGGCCGGCCAAAACCTGAACTTCAACGTGGAAGTTGTCGCGATCCGCGAAGCGACCGCAGAAGAGCTGGCGCACGGTCACGTACACGGCGAGCACGACCATCACCACGAGCACGGTGAAGGCTGCTGCGGCGGTCATGGCCACAGCCACGATCACGACCATGGTCACGACCACGGTAAAGGCGGTTGCGGTAACGGCGGTTGCGGCTGCCACTAA
- a CDS encoding YheV family putative zinc ribbon protein: protein MSATRKRFIAGAVCPSCSAMDTLAVWREDQVEVVECVKCGHHQRQTEQQVEKHVRPQEQVIGIFQPK, encoded by the coding sequence ATGTCTGCAACACGTAAGAGATTTATCGCCGGGGCGGTGTGCCCGAGCTGTAGCGCCATGGATACGTTGGCGGTATGGCGGGAGGATCAGGTGGAAGTGGTGGAGTGCGTCAAGTGCGGCCACCATCAGCGCCAGACCGAACAACAGGTGGAAAAACACGTTCGCCCGCAAGAGCAGGTGATCGGCATTTTCCAGCCGAAGTAG
- the kefB gene encoding glutathione-regulated potassium-efflux system protein KefB — MEGSTLLTAILLFLFAAVVTVPIARRLGIGAVLGYLIAGIAIGPWGLGFIRDVDEILHFSELGVVFLMFIIGLELNPSKLWELRRSIFGAGAGQVLITAAVLGALLYLTHFAWQAAVIGGIGLAMSSTAMALQLMREKGMNRNEGGQLGFSVLLFQDMAVIPALALIPILAGAGGTSDDWAKIALKVAAFGGMLIGGRFLLRPLFRYIAASGVREIFTAAALLLVLGSALFMETLGLSMALGTFIAGVLLAESEYRHELEISIEPFKGLLLGLFFISVGMVLNIGVLYTHLAEVLIGVLALVAVKSGVLYGVSRLFGLRSSVRLQFAGVLSQGGEFAFVLFSAAGAQKVLQPDQLSLLLVVVTLSMMTTPLLMQAIDRILARRYNAKGEDEETPYVEDDDPQVIIVGFGRFGQVIGRLLMANKMRITVLERDVSAVGVLRRYGYQVYYGDATELELLRAAGAEKAKSIVITCNEPEDTMEIVRLCQQHFPNLSILARARGRVEAHELLQAGVKQFSRETFSSALELGRKALMELGMHPHQAFRAQQHFRRLDMRMLRELMPPHQGDVAQISRVKEARRELEELFHREMQKESRQFDGWDEYE, encoded by the coding sequence ATGGAAGGATCGACCTTACTGACCGCCATTTTGCTGTTCCTGTTCGCCGCGGTGGTGACGGTGCCGATCGCCCGTCGTCTGGGGATTGGCGCGGTGCTGGGCTATCTGATCGCCGGCATCGCCATCGGCCCGTGGGGGTTGGGCTTCATTCGCGACGTCGACGAGATCCTGCACTTCTCCGAGTTGGGCGTGGTGTTCCTGATGTTCATCATCGGCCTGGAGCTGAATCCCAGCAAGCTGTGGGAGCTGCGGCGCTCGATTTTTGGCGCCGGCGCCGGCCAGGTGTTGATCACCGCGGCGGTGCTGGGCGCGCTGCTGTACCTGACGCACTTCGCCTGGCAGGCGGCGGTGATCGGCGGTATCGGCCTAGCGATGTCTTCCACCGCCATGGCGCTGCAGCTGATGCGCGAAAAGGGCATGAACCGCAATGAAGGCGGACAGCTGGGTTTCTCGGTGCTGCTGTTCCAGGATATGGCGGTGATCCCGGCGCTGGCGTTGATCCCCATTCTGGCCGGCGCCGGCGGCACCAGCGACGACTGGGCCAAGATCGCGCTCAAGGTGGCGGCGTTTGGCGGCATGCTGATCGGCGGCCGTTTCCTGCTGCGGCCGCTGTTCCGCTATATCGCCGCTTCCGGCGTGCGCGAGATCTTCACTGCCGCGGCGCTGTTGCTGGTGCTCGGCTCGGCGCTGTTTATGGAGACGCTTGGCCTGTCGATGGCGCTCGGCACCTTCATCGCCGGGGTGCTGTTGGCGGAGAGCGAATACCGCCACGAGCTGGAGATTTCTATCGAGCCGTTTAAAGGGCTGCTGCTGGGGCTGTTCTTTATCTCGGTGGGCATGGTGTTGAATATCGGCGTGCTCTATACCCATCTGGCCGAGGTGTTGATCGGCGTGTTGGCGCTGGTGGCGGTCAAATCCGGCGTGCTCTACGGGGTGTCGCGGCTGTTCGGCCTGCGTAGTTCGGTGCGCCTGCAGTTTGCCGGCGTGCTCAGCCAGGGCGGCGAGTTTGCCTTCGTGCTGTTTTCTGCGGCGGGCGCGCAAAAGGTGCTGCAGCCGGATCAACTCTCTTTGCTGCTGGTGGTGGTGACGCTGTCGATGATGACCACGCCGCTACTCATGCAGGCCATCGACCGCATTTTGGCGCGCCGCTACAACGCCAAAGGCGAAGACGAGGAGACGCCGTACGTAGAGGACGACGATCCGCAGGTGATCATCGTTGGCTTCGGGCGTTTCGGCCAGGTGATCGGCCGCCTGTTGATGGCCAACAAAATGCGCATTACCGTACTGGAACGCGATGTCAGCGCCGTCGGCGTGCTGCGGCGTTACGGATATCAGGTTTATTACGGCGACGCCACTGAGCTGGAGCTGTTGCGCGCGGCGGGCGCCGAAAAGGCCAAGTCGATCGTGATAACCTGCAATGAGCCGGAAGACACCATGGAGATCGTGCGGTTGTGCCAGCAGCACTTCCCGAATCTGAGCATTCTGGCGCGGGCACGCGGCCGCGTGGAGGCGCATGAGCTGCTGCAGGCGGGCGTGAAACAGTTCAGCCGCGAAACCTTCTCCAGCGCGCTGGAACTGGGGCGCAAGGCGTTGATGGAGTTGGGCATGCACCCGCATCAGGCCTTCCGCGCCCAGCAGCATTTCCGCCGCCTGGACATGCGCATGCTGCGTGAACTGATGCCGCCGCATCAGGGCGACGTGGCGCAAATTTCCCGCGTGAAAGAGGCGCGGCGCGAGCTGGAAGAGCTGTTCCATCGCGAAATGCAAAAAGAAAGTCGCCAGTTCGACGGCTGGGACGAATACGAATAA
- the kefG gene encoding glutathione-regulated potassium-efflux system ancillary protein KefG translates to MSQPPKVLLLYAHPESHDSVANRVLLRPAQQLEHVTVHDLYAHYPDFFIDIHHEQQLLREHQVIVFQHPLYTYSCPALLKEWLDRVLARGFASGVGGNALAGKYWRSVITTGEPEGAYRTGGYNHYPMEDILRPFELTAGMCHMHWLTPFVVYWARRQKPEVLRSHADAYGEWLSHPLPHGGR, encoded by the coding sequence ATGTCGCAGCCGCCCAAGGTCTTGCTGCTGTATGCCCATCCGGAATCTCATGACTCGGTGGCGAACCGGGTTTTGCTTCGACCGGCGCAGCAGTTGGAACATGTCACCGTGCACGATCTCTACGCGCACTATCCTGATTTTTTTATCGATATCCATCACGAACAACAGCTGCTGCGTGAGCATCAGGTCATCGTGTTTCAGCACCCTCTGTACACCTACAGCTGCCCGGCGCTGCTGAAGGAGTGGCTGGATCGCGTGCTGGCGCGCGGCTTCGCCAGCGGCGTGGGCGGCAATGCGCTGGCGGGCAAATACTGGCGCTCGGTGATCACCACCGGCGAGCCGGAAGGCGCCTACCGCACCGGCGGTTATAACCACTATCCGATGGAAGATATCCTGCGGCCGTTCGAGCTGACCGCCGGGATGTGCCATATGCACTGGTTGACGCCGTTCGTGGTCTATTGGGCGCGGCGGCAAAAGCCGGAGGTGCTGCGCAGCCACGCAGACGCCTACGGGGAGTGGCTGAGCCACCCGCTGCCGCATGGAGGGCGGTGA
- a CDS encoding ABC transporter ATP-binding protein has translation MIVFSSLQIRRGIRVLLDNATATVNPGQKVGLVGKNGCGKSTLLSLLKGEIAADGGSFTFPGNWALAWVNQETPALDVPAIEYVIDGDREFRQLEAELQAANDRNDGHAIATLHGKLDAIDAWTIRSRAASLLHGLGFSNEQLQSPVRDFSGGWRMRLNLAQALVCRSDLLLLDEPTNHLDLDAVIWLERWLKNYPGTLVLISHDRDFLDPIVDKILHIEQQTLNEYTGNYSSFERQRATKLAQQQSLYQHQQEKVAHLQSYIDRFRAKASKAKQAQSRIKMLERMELIAPAHVDNPFTFSFRPPESLPNPLLRMEKVSAGYGDKVILKSIKLNLVPGSRIGLLGRNGAGKSTLIKLLAGTLEPLSGEIGLAKGIKLGYFAQHQLEFLRADESPLQHLSRIAPRVLEQQLRDYLGGFGFQGDKVSEVTERFSGGEKARLVLALIVWQRPNLLLLDEPTNHLDLDMRQALTEALIDFEGALVVVSHDRHLLRSTTDDLYLVHDGQVEPFEGDLDDYQQWLVDLQRQESQQDAPEKESGGNSAQARKDQKRREAEFRTQTQPLRKQIAKLEQQMEKLGAELAAVEEQLADPALYDISRKAELTDRLQKQSQAKSALEETEMTWLEAQEQLEQLTQAFDA, from the coding sequence ATGATTGTATTCTCCTCGCTACAAATCCGACGCGGCATCCGCGTCCTGCTGGACAACGCCACGGCGACGGTTAATCCAGGTCAGAAGGTCGGCCTGGTGGGCAAAAACGGCTGTGGCAAATCCACGCTGTTGTCGCTGCTGAAGGGCGAGATCGCGGCGGACGGCGGCAGCTTCACCTTCCCCGGCAACTGGGCGCTGGCCTGGGTCAACCAGGAGACGCCGGCGCTGGACGTGCCGGCGATCGAGTATGTTATCGACGGCGACCGCGAGTTTCGCCAGCTTGAAGCCGAGTTGCAGGCGGCCAACGATCGCAACGACGGCCACGCCATCGCCACCCTGCACGGCAAGCTGGACGCCATCGACGCCTGGACCATCCGCTCCCGCGCCGCCAGCCTGCTGCACGGTCTCGGCTTCTCCAACGAACAGCTGCAAAGCCCGGTGCGCGACTTTTCCGGCGGCTGGCGCATGCGTCTTAACCTGGCGCAGGCGCTGGTGTGCCGTTCCGACCTCCTGCTGCTCGACGAACCAACCAACCACCTGGATCTCGATGCGGTGATCTGGCTGGAGCGCTGGCTGAAGAACTATCCCGGCACGCTGGTGCTGATCTCGCACGATCGCGACTTCCTCGATCCGATTGTCGACAAAATCCTGCATATCGAACAGCAGACCCTGAACGAATACACCGGCAACTACTCGTCGTTCGAACGCCAGCGCGCCACCAAATTGGCGCAGCAACAGTCGCTTTATCAGCATCAGCAAGAAAAAGTGGCGCACCTGCAAAGTTATATCGACCGTTTTCGGGCAAAGGCCTCCAAGGCCAAGCAGGCGCAGAGCCGCATCAAGATGCTGGAGCGCATGGAGCTGATCGCCCCGGCGCACGTCGACAACCCGTTCACCTTCAGCTTCCGTCCGCCGGAAAGCCTGCCGAACCCGCTGCTGCGCATGGAAAAAGTCAGCGCCGGATATGGCGATAAAGTGATCCTGAAGTCAATCAAGCTGAACCTGGTGCCCGGCTCGCGCATTGGCCTGCTCGGCCGCAACGGCGCCGGGAAATCGACGCTGATCAAACTGCTGGCCGGCACCCTTGAGCCGCTGAGCGGCGAGATAGGCCTGGCGAAAGGCATCAAGCTGGGTTACTTCGCCCAGCATCAGCTGGAATTCCTGCGCGCCGACGAATCGCCGTTGCAGCACCTAAGCCGCATCGCCCCAAGGGTGCTGGAGCAGCAGTTGCGCGATTATCTGGGCGGTTTCGGCTTCCAGGGCGACAAGGTCAGCGAAGTGACCGAACGTTTCTCCGGCGGCGAGAAGGCGCGGCTGGTGCTGGCGCTGATCGTCTGGCAGCGCCCGAACCTGCTGCTGCTCGATGAACCGACCAACCACCTGGATCTCGACATGCGTCAGGCGCTGACCGAGGCGCTGATCGATTTCGAAGGCGCGTTGGTGGTGGTATCGCACGACCGTCACCTGCTGCGTTCCACCACCGACGATCTGTACCTGGTACACGACGGCCAGGTCGAGCCTTTCGAGGGCGATCTCGACGACTACCAGCAGTGGCTTGTCGACCTGCAGCGCCAGGAAAGCCAGCAGGACGCACCGGAAAAAGAGAGCGGCGGCAACAGCGCGCAGGCGCGCAAGGATCAAAAACGCCGCGAGGCGGAGTTCCGTACGCAAACCCAACCGCTGCGCAAGCAGATCGCCAAGCTGGAACAGCAGATGGAAAAACTGGGCGCCGAGCTGGCGGCGGTGGAAGAGCAGTTGGCGGATCCCGCGCTGTACGACATCAGCCGCAAGGCCGAACTGACCGACCGCCTGCAAAAGCAAAGCCAGGCCAAATCCGCGCTGGAAGAGACAGAAATGACCTGGCTGGAGGCGCAGGAACAGCTGGAACAGTTAACGCAGGCGTTCGACGCCTAA
- the tauD gene encoding taurine dioxygenase: MNERLNITPLGPYIGALVENVELARPLGDGQFEQLYHALLKHQVLFFRNQPITPLQQRDLAGRFGDLHIHPVYPHATDVEEIIVLDTHDDNPPDNDNWHTDVTFIENPPLGAILAAKRLPATGGDTLWASGIAAYEALSAPFRTLLAGLRAEHDFTKSFPEHKHRGSEEEHQRWQLAVQKNPPLLHPVVRTHPVTGRQALFVNEGFTTRIVDLAPKESDALLNFLFAHITKPEFQVRWRWQENDVAIWDNRVTQHYANADYLPQRRIMHRATILGDRPFYKA, translated from the coding sequence ATGAACGAACGTCTGAATATCACCCCGCTGGGGCCTTACATCGGGGCGTTGGTGGAAAATGTCGAGTTGGCCCGGCCGTTGGGCGACGGTCAGTTTGAACAGCTCTATCATGCGCTGTTGAAGCATCAGGTGCTGTTCTTCCGCAATCAGCCGATCACGCCGCTGCAGCAGCGCGATCTGGCCGGCCGTTTCGGCGATCTGCATATCCATCCGGTCTATCCGCACGCCACCGACGTGGAAGAGATCATCGTGCTCGATACCCACGACGACAACCCGCCGGACAACGACAACTGGCACACCGACGTGACCTTTATCGAGAACCCGCCGCTGGGAGCGATCCTGGCGGCCAAGAGGCTGCCTGCCACCGGCGGCGATACGCTGTGGGCCAGCGGCATCGCCGCCTATGAGGCGCTGTCGGCGCCGTTCAGAACGCTGCTCGCGGGGCTGCGCGCGGAGCATGACTTCACCAAGTCGTTCCCGGAGCACAAGCATCGCGGCAGTGAAGAGGAGCATCAGCGCTGGCAACTGGCGGTGCAGAAAAACCCGCCGCTGCTGCATCCGGTGGTGCGTACCCATCCGGTCACCGGCCGGCAGGCGCTGTTCGTCAATGAAGGGTTCACCACGCGGATCGTCGATCTGGCGCCGAAGGAGAGCGACGCTTTGCTGAACTTCCTGTTTGCTCACATCACCAAACCGGAGTTTCAGGTGCGCTGGCGATGGCAGGAAAATGACGTGGCGATCTGGGATAACCGCGTGACGCAGCACTACGCCAACGCGGATTATCTGCCGCAGCGGCGCATCATGCACCGCGCGACCATTCTGGGGGATAGGCCTTTTTACAAAGCCTGA
- the tauC gene encoding taurine ABC transporter permease TauC codes for MSLHSTMKAAAQPQGKAARRFSVPRNVWLSGATLLTVLAVWWGVTALQLISPLFLPAPQQVLHQLITIASPQGFMDATLWQHLAASLGRILVALLAAVIIGIPVGIAMGLNDTVRGILDPLIEIYRPVPPLAYLPLMVIWFGIGETSKILLIYLAIFAPVTLSAVAGVRSVAQVRVRAARALGATRWQVLRFVVLPSALPEILTGIRIGLGVGWSTLVAAELIAATRGLGFMVQSAGEFLATDVVLAGIGVIAVIAFGLELGLRALQRRLTPWHGVQQ; via the coding sequence ATGAGCCTGCATTCCACTATGAAGGCCGCGGCCCAGCCGCAGGGCAAAGCGGCGCGCCGTTTCAGCGTGCCGCGCAACGTTTGGTTGAGCGGCGCCACGCTGTTGACGGTGCTGGCGGTGTGGTGGGGCGTGACGGCGCTGCAGCTGATCAGCCCGCTGTTTTTGCCGGCGCCGCAGCAGGTGCTGCACCAACTGATCACCATTGCCAGCCCGCAAGGCTTTATGGACGCCACGCTATGGCAGCATCTGGCGGCCAGCCTGGGGCGCATTTTGGTGGCGCTGCTGGCGGCGGTGATTATCGGCATTCCGGTGGGCATCGCCATGGGACTGAACGACACGGTGCGCGGCATCCTCGATCCGCTGATTGAGATCTATCGCCCGGTGCCGCCGCTGGCCTATCTGCCGCTGATGGTGATTTGGTTCGGCATCGGCGAGACCTCGAAAATCTTGCTGATTTATCTGGCGATCTTCGCGCCGGTGACGCTGTCCGCCGTGGCCGGCGTGCGCAGCGTGGCGCAGGTGCGGGTGCGCGCCGCCCGCGCGTTGGGCGCCACGCGCTGGCAGGTGCTGCGCTTCGTGGTGCTGCCGAGCGCGCTGCCGGAGATCCTGACCGGCATCCGCATCGGGCTGGGCGTCGGCTGGTCGACGCTGGTGGCCGCCGAACTTATCGCCGCCACGCGCGGCCTGGGATTTATGGTGCAATCCGCCGGTGAGTTTTTGGCGACCGACGTAGTGTTGGCCGGCATCGGCGTGATTGCGGTGATTGCATTTGGGTTGGAGCTGGGGCTGCGCGCCCTGCAGCGCCGATTGACCCCGTGGCATGGAGTACAGCAATGA
- the tauB gene encoding taurine ABC transporter ATP-binding subunit — protein MLNVNHLSAEYQGRPALRDVSFQIAAGQLVVVLGPSGCGKTTLLNLIAGFIEPSAGSITLDGTPVHGPGAERGVVFQHEGLLPWRNVVDNVEFGLQLAGIGKAQRRQVAEQMLQRVGLAGYEQHFIWQLSGGMRQRVGIARALAADPRLLLLDEPFGALDAFTREQMQELLLTIWRDTGKQVLLITHDIEEAVFLASELLLLSPGPGQVVERLSLNFGQRYADGEACRAIKSDPEFIAQREYVLGKVFQQREALL, from the coding sequence ATGCTAAACGTCAATCATCTTTCAGCAGAGTATCAGGGGCGGCCCGCGCTGCGTGACGTGTCGTTCCAGATCGCCGCCGGGCAACTGGTGGTGGTGCTCGGCCCATCGGGCTGCGGCAAGACCACGCTGCTGAATTTGATCGCCGGGTTTATCGAGCCTTCAGCTGGCAGCATCACGCTGGATGGAACGCCCGTTCACGGCCCGGGGGCCGAACGGGGCGTGGTGTTCCAGCATGAGGGCTTACTGCCGTGGCGCAACGTGGTGGACAACGTCGAGTTCGGCCTGCAACTGGCCGGCATCGGCAAGGCGCAGCGCCGCCAGGTGGCGGAGCAGATGCTGCAGCGCGTGGGGCTGGCGGGCTATGAACAGCACTTCATCTGGCAGCTTTCCGGCGGCATGCGCCAACGCGTCGGCATTGCCCGCGCCCTGGCCGCCGATCCGCGTCTGCTGTTGCTGGATGAGCCATTCGGCGCGCTCGACGCGTTCACGCGCGAGCAAATGCAGGAGCTGCTGCTGACCATCTGGCGTGATACCGGCAAGCAGGTACTGCTGATCACCCACGATATCGAAGAGGCGGTGTTCCTCGCCAGCGAGCTGCTGCTGCTGTCGCCGGGGCCGGGGCAGGTGGTGGAGCGGCTGTCGCTGAACTTCGGCCAGCGCTATGCCGACGGCGAAGCCTGCCGCGCCATCAAGTCCGATCCTGAATTTATCGCGCAGCGCGAATACGTGCTGGGCAAAGTTTTCCAACAGCGCGAGGCCTTGCTATGA
- the tauA gene encoding taurine ABC transporter substrate-binding protein — protein sequence MAGKLFSLRNAALLALSLSAASAYAVDVTVAYQTSAEPAKVAQAENSFAKQSGATVDWRKFDSGSSVLRALASGDVQIGNIGSSPLAVAASQKLPIEVFLIASQLGSSEALVVKNDIKSPQDLIGKRIAVPFISTTHYSLLASLKHWGIKPEQVKILNLQPPAIAAAWQRGDIDGAYVWAPVVNELAKQGKVLTDSAQVGEWGSPTLDVWVVRKDFAEKHPDVVTAFAASALQAQKAYLAAPEQWLKDPSHLSTLARLSGVPEAQVPELVKGNRYLPVADQVAQLGQPVDKAIRDTAEFLKQQGKIPQVDSDYSAYVTDRFVKQVQAAPQS from the coding sequence ATGGCGGGCAAACTCTTTTCTTTACGTAACGCGGCGCTGCTGGCGTTGTCGCTCAGCGCGGCCAGCGCCTACGCGGTGGACGTGACCGTGGCGTACCAGACGTCGGCGGAGCCGGCCAAGGTGGCGCAGGCGGAAAACAGCTTCGCCAAACAGTCCGGCGCGACCGTCGACTGGCGTAAGTTCGACAGCGGTTCCAGCGTGCTGCGCGCGCTGGCCTCCGGCGACGTGCAGATCGGCAATATCGGCTCCAGCCCGCTGGCGGTGGCCGCCAGCCAAAAACTCCCCATCGAAGTGTTCCTCATCGCCTCGCAGCTCGGCAGCTCCGAAGCGCTGGTGGTGAAAAATGACATCAAAAGCCCGCAGGATCTGATCGGCAAGCGCATTGCGGTGCCGTTTATTTCCACCACCCATTACAGCCTGCTGGCCTCGCTCAAACATTGGGGCATCAAGCCTGAACAGGTGAAGATCCTCAATCTGCAGCCGCCGGCCATCGCCGCCGCCTGGCAGCGCGGCGACATCGACGGCGCTTATGTCTGGGCGCCAGTGGTCAACGAACTGGCCAAACAGGGCAAGGTGCTGACCGACTCCGCGCAGGTGGGCGAATGGGGTTCACCGACGCTGGACGTGTGGGTGGTGCGCAAAGACTTCGCCGAGAAACATCCCGACGTAGTGACCGCCTTTGCCGCCAGCGCCCTGCAGGCGCAAAAGGCCTACCTGGCGGCGCCGGAACAGTGGCTGAAAGATCCGAGCCATCTCAGCACGCTGGCGCGCCTGAGCGGCGTACCGGAAGCGCAGGTGCCGGAACTGGTTAAGGGGAACCGTTATCTGCCGGTGGCCGATCAGGTTGCCCAACTCGGCCAGCCGGTGGACAAGGCAATCCGCGATACCGCCGAATTCCTCAAGCAGCAGGGCAAGATCCCGCAGGTCGACAGCGACTACAGCGCTTACGTCACCGACCGTTTTGTGAAACAGGTGCAGGCTGCGCCGCAGTCGTAA
- a CDS encoding PhzF family phenazine biosynthesis protein, with protein sequence MAENYYHVVAFTGEGLRGNPAGVCLLTQPLPAERLQAIANEIGLPETSFVWDDGDMTAIRWFTPEREVDLCGHGTLAAAHVMFSAVNPALRDIRFRSAGGELLVKRDAQDGERLVLDFPARPPQKVAEPAGLAALLGVQPQEVWQAKALLVVLEHEAQVRALRPDIPALIALAGRAVIVTALGDTVDFVSRYFTLDGGEDPVTGSAHCTLMPYWTARLGRHRLHARQISARGGELFCELQGDRTLLGGYAHVFLRGTIAL encoded by the coding sequence ATGGCGGAAAACTATTATCACGTGGTCGCCTTTACCGGCGAAGGGTTGCGCGGCAACCCGGCCGGGGTTTGTCTGCTGACGCAGCCGCTGCCGGCGGAGCGGCTGCAGGCGATCGCCAACGAGATCGGCCTGCCGGAAACCAGCTTTGTCTGGGATGACGGCGACATGACCGCCATCCGCTGGTTTACTCCGGAACGCGAGGTCGACCTTTGCGGCCACGGCACCCTGGCGGCGGCGCATGTGATGTTCAGCGCGGTTAACCCGGCGCTGCGAGATATTCGCTTCCGTTCGGCCGGCGGCGAGCTGCTCGTCAAGCGCGATGCGCAGGACGGGGAGCGGCTGGTACTTGATTTCCCCGCCCGGCCGCCGCAGAAAGTCGCCGAACCGGCAGGCCTCGCGGCGCTGTTGGGCGTGCAGCCGCAGGAAGTGTGGCAGGCGAAAGCGCTGCTGGTGGTGCTTGAACATGAGGCGCAGGTGCGCGCGCTGCGGCCGGACATTCCCGCGTTGATCGCGCTGGCCGGGCGTGCGGTCATCGTCACCGCGCTCGGTGACACCGTGGACTTCGTTTCGCGCTATTTCACGCTCGACGGCGGTGAGGATCCGGTCACCGGCTCCGCGCACTGCACGTTGATGCCTTACTGGACGGCGCGTCTCGGCCGCCATCGGTTGCACGCCCGGCAGATTTCGGCGCGCGGCGGCGAGCTGTTCTGCGAACTGCAAGGGGACCGCACGCTGCTGGGCGGCTACGCTCACGTGTTCTTGCGCGGGACGATCGCGCTGTGA